In the genome of Magnolia sinica isolate HGM2019 chromosome 2, MsV1, whole genome shotgun sequence, one region contains:
- the LOC131233837 gene encoding uncharacterized protein LOC131233837, whose amino-acid sequence MVKLNCFTAFFGKKKNSKKEIPEILNWDNGKMGHGTLQVKLEQLVSSPKENGSNATSFNVSVPFGIQGSSTCKVKVVREENTNSIRLESAEAAYEGSNENNENSPIRRDLSDFDLPAHDINKGDETEPSINKTSGSYDLVDTEMNGGSERDEGVEMAQSGHISDPGIGKTDFWGSPKLKRSCSHLGTQDLLKKFTDQLAPSKSQSFGDLQNSTQSGRDEIIRWTQFSPLSVMTSRSADKVMLKRRSSRQLLPSRSRRLWWKLFLWSHRNLHKPGPTKPMPIAIADASNQKDGYWSDTLESSQALAAKNNWAEMGKLDLSRSLYGESKKNHRGGNGSGGGGLSAQSQWVAFPIESSSHLSRVDEWVNSLDAQSVLPLEDHDEGSEGETRKSIDYPLSPEKAPLTTRHSTDKLVDEVLQANNVIQSMNSFSTVAHLAGIGLKVVPNISPFTSLRSVNLSGNFIVHITPGSLPKSLQTLNLSRNKIAAIDGLRELTRLRVLDLSYNRISRIGRGLSNCTLIKELYLTGNKISDVEGLHRHLKLTVIDLSFNKITTAKALGQLAANYKSLLALNLLGNPIQTNIGDDQLRKAASSLLPHLAYLNKQPIKPQRAREVAMDSVAKAALGNGGWNSRRKLTRRVGQGSPLTKGRGNEGGGRRGRHRSKPINHQQSPITRRLST is encoded by the exons ATGGTGAAACTCAACTGCTTCACGGCATtctttgggaagaagaagaattccAAG AAAGAAATTCCAGAAATTTTAAATTGGGATAATGGAAAGATGGGGCATGGAACCCTCCAAGTGAAGCTGGAACAGCTGGTGAGTTCTCCAAAAGAAAACGGATCGAATGCCACCTCTTTCAATGTTTCAGTACCTTTTGGAATTCAGGGAAGCTCTACTTGCAAGGTGAAAGTGGTGAGGGAAGAGAATACAAATTCGATTAGACTTGAATCAGCAGAGGCAGCTTATGAAGGCAGCAATGAGAACAATGAGAATTCTCCAATTAGAAGGGATCTCTCCGATTTTGACCTCCCAGCCCATGACATAAACAAGGGGGACGAGACTGAGCCATCTATCAACAAAACCAGTGGTTCATATGACTTGGTCGATACTGAAATGAACGGTGGATCGGAAAGAGATGAGGGTGTCGAGATGGCCCAGAGCGGGCACATTAGTGATCCCGGCATTGGAAAGACAGATTTCTGGGGCTCGCCAAAGCTGAAGCGTTCATGCTCTCATCTAGGAACCCAGGACTTGCTCAAGAAGTTCACAGATCAATTGGCTCCTTCAAAATCTCAGTCATTCGGAGATTTGCAGAATTCAACGCAGAGTGGGAGAGATGAAATCATTCGATGGACACAATTCAGTCCATTATCTGTCATGACTTCTCGCAGTGCTGACAAGGTTATGTTGAAAAGGCGATCTTCAAGGCAATTGCTTCCTTCTAGGAGTAGGAGACTCTGGTGGAAGCTCTTCCTTTGGAGTCACAGAAACCTACACAAGCCAGGGCCCACAAAACCAATGCCGATTGCCATTGCAGATGCTTCAAACCAGAAGGATGGCTATTGGTCAGACACTCTGGAATCGAGCCAGGCACTAGCTGCAAAAAATAACTGGGCTGAGATGGGCAAGTTGGATTTGTCAAGATCACTCTATGGTGAATCCAAAAAGAACCACAGAGGTGGCAatggtagtggtggtggtggtttaTCGGCCCAAAGTCAGTGGGTCGCATTCCCTATCGAATCATCATCTCATTTATCAAGAGTAGATGAATGGGTAAACAGCCTCGATGCCCAGTCCGTTCTTCCGCTTGAAGATCATGATGAGGGCAGTGAGGGAGAAACAAGAAAGAGCATAGATTATCCGCTTTCTCCTGAGAAAGCCCCTCTCACGACCAGGCACTCGACTGACAAGCTTGTGGATGAGGTTTTACAGGCGAACAATGTCATTCAGTCCATGAACTCTTTCTCGACTGTAGCTCACCTAGCCGGCATTGGCTTGAAAGTTGTTCCCAACATTTCGCCCTTCACCAGTCTTCGATCCGTCAATTTATCAGGCAATTTCATAG TACATATCACTCCAGGATCACTGCCCAAGAGCCTTCAAACTCTCAATTTGTCTAGAAACAAGATCGCTGCAATCGATGGCCTCAGAGAACTGACACGGTTGCGAGTACTTGATCTTAGCTACAACCGAATTTCCCGAATAGGCCGTG GGTTATCAAACTGCACACTCATCAAAGAACTATATCTCACCGGCAACAAGATCAGTGACGTCGAAGGCCTGCACAGGCATCTAAAGCTAACAGTCATAGACCTGAGCTTCAACAAGATAACAACAGCCAAGGCACTCGGCCAGCTTGCAGCGAACTACAAGTCTCTGCTGGCTCTGAATCTGTTGGGCAATCCGATCCAGACCAACATTGGTGACGATCAGCTTCGGAAAGCGGCTTCTAGCCTCCTCCCTCATCTGGCTTATCTTAACAAGCAGCCAATTAAGCCCCAGCGGGCCCGAGAGGTGGCAATGGACAGCGTAGCAAAAGCTGCACTTGGGAATGGCGGGTGGAATTCTCGTAGGAAATTGACAAGACGGGTGGGCCAAGGTTCCCCTTTGACAAAGGGGAGGGGGAACGAAGGAGGGGGCCGTAGAGGACGGCACCGATCGAAGCCGATCAACCATCAACAGTCTCCAATTACTAGGAGATTATCAACATAG